The nucleotide sequence GAACTCCCAGAGCGGCAGGTAGAGGTCGAAGAGCTGGACGAAGAAGAGCCAGCCGAAGAGGGTGACGCAGAGCCCGGTCACGACGCCGATCAGCGCCGCGCGGCGAAGCTGGCCGCTCTCTTCGTAGTTGAAGTAGCCGGCGATCAGCGCGGTGTAGACAAAGGCCGCCGGCAGGTAGCCGACGTAGAGAAAGCCGATGACGAAGCTTGCGGTCAGGGCGATGGCGAGGACCGGGCCCAAGAGGCCGACCTGCGGGACGTGCTCCGAGCCTTCGGCGGCGGCCAGCGCGGCGGCGGCGGGCTTGCGCAGTTCGGCGCCGAGAATGCAGAGCACCGCGACATAGACGAAGACGCACAGCAGCGCAGGCAGGAAGGACGGGCCCGGCTCGCCCGAGGCGAAGGGGCGGCTCATCTGCAGGATCTGGCTGGCGTAGACGGTGTTCCCGGCCAGCAGCAGCAGCGCAAAGAGGATCTGCCGGGTGGACCGCGGAGAGGCGGAAGTGGACATCGAGGGGTTCCTTTGTCCCGCGCCGCGGCGCAGGGCGCGCGCCGCGCGGAACCGGAGCCGCGCAGCGGTGCGTCGAAACGGAAAATTGGGGCCCGCGACTGCGGGCCCCCAGGGGGGGAGTTACTTGCTCAGCAGGCCGGCCTCGACCAGCTCGTCGGTCAGGGCAAAGGCCTTTTCCTGCGATGTCTTGACATAGGCGGTGGCCTCTTCGGCGCCCATCCAGACGGCACCCATGCCGGTGTCCGCGGCGACCTTCTGGAACTCGGGGTTGTCGAAGACCTTCGCGAAGGCCGCCTCGAGCGTGGCGCGCTGCTCGGCGTCCACCTCGGCCTGGGTGGCGAGCAGGCGGAAGCCGCCCCAGACCACGTCATAGCCACTTTCCTTGAAGGTCGGCACATCCGCGAACTCTTCCGAGCGCTCATCCGCCATCACCGCCAGAACACGGGCCTGACCGGACTGGATCGCGGCATAGGCGGCCGAGATGCTGGTCGAGGCGGCATCGGTCTCGCCGGACAGCAACCCTTCCACCTGCGGACCGGAGCCCTTGGGGTAGGGGATGTGCTGCACGTCGATCTCGGCCTGCTTGGCGAAATCGAGCGCCGGCAGGTGCCAGACACCGCCGAGGCCGACGTTGGAGATCTTCAGCGTTCCGGGGGCCGCCTTGGCCGCCGCGACGAACTCGTCGAGCGTGGTGAAGGGCGCGTCGGCGCGCACGATGATCGCCGTCGGG is from Salipiger sp. H15 and encodes:
- a CDS encoding tripartite tricarboxylate transporter TctB family protein; the encoded protein is MSTSASPRSTRQILFALLLLAGNTVYASQILQMSRPFASGEPGPSFLPALLCVFVYVAVLCILGAELRKPAAAALAAAEGSEHVPQVGLLGPVLAIALTASFVIGFLYVGYLPAAFVYTALIAGYFNYEESGQLRRAALIGVVTGLCVTLFGWLFFVQLFDLYLPLWEF
- a CDS encoding tripartite tricarboxylate transporter substrate binding protein, with amino-acid sequence MKLLDVTKLFAAAATLTAALHGPAQAAEYPSKDIMHIMPWSAGGGTDTVMRSFLSFAEEPLGVGVNTQNITGAQSGVGTLRLMKSRPDGYTIGSLTWDSVITVPYNELVPGYDTEQLAYLGAVTVHPTAIIVRADAPFTTLDEFVAAAKAAPGTLKISNVGLGGVWHLPALDFAKQAEIDVQHIPYPKGSGPQVEGLLSGETDAASTSISAAYAAIQSGQARVLAVMADERSEEFADVPTFKESGYDVVWGGFRLLATQAEVDAEQRATLEAAFAKVFDNPEFQKVAADTGMGAVWMGAEEATAYVKTSQEKAFALTDELVEAGLLSK